GCAGATTCCAGATGCTTTGTTGGCGTCTTTGGGCGTTGCATTTGAATTTTCGGCCGTTGAGCCATACTATCTTGATGGTGTGTTGGAGTTTTTGAACGCTGTGTGGGGGTTTTAGGTCGCTGACTTGTAGCATCCAGATACTGTGTTGGAGTTTTTGGACGTTGAGTAGGGGTTTTCGGTCGCTGAGACGTACCATCCAGATGGTGTGTTGGAGTTTTTGGACGCTGTGCTGGCGTTTTCGGACGCTGAGTCGTAACGTTCAGATGCTGTGTTGGAGTTTTCGAACGCTGCGTGGGGGTTTTGGGGCGCTGCGCAGTCTCCAGATGTTGTGTTGGAGTTCTGGGACGTAGTGTGGGTGTTTTGGGTTGTTGTGTCGGAGTTTTGGAACGTTGTGATGGAGTGCTAGGTCGTTGGCTAGGCGTTCTAGATCGTCTAGCACTGCTTCTACGCTGACTGTGTTCTGAACCTGACCTTAACACCATTCGATCCTGTGATGACACTGGTGAAGATTCGAAAGTAACAACGCGTTGCGTAGATGAATGGCTGACGTTTTCATCAAACCTTGCTCTTGTTCCTGCATTAGTTTGAAAATCTTGTTCGCCGATATCTGCTGTTGACTCTGATTTTTGTGTATTCCTTTTTTGTGGGGACTGGCTTCTGTGTACTGTTTTTTGCGATGATTCAGTTGAGACATGCACACTTGGATCTACTTCAAAAGATTGTACTGATGAGTAACTTCTAAGAGTTCGTTTCCTGATTTCCTCTTGCGTCGAATGAGTGTCGCCAGAAATAATTGTTCTTTCTCGTGTACTTCCTGGAGATAAGATTGTGTTCTGCTGGCGACCGCTTTGACTAACATTTTCTACCAATCGGTCGCCTGGATCTACTTCTACAGAATCATGCTGTTTATAAGGTGAAGAAAAAGGTTCAGGTgtgttttttgattttctaatATCTGATATTGTAGGTAAATCACTAAAGGCACTCTTGCTCACAGAAGGATCACGCTGTGTCAGAGGTAAGGAagagttttctggaagaaccTCAAAAGATGATGCTCTCCATGCTTCTATTATTGCCTGCGCTGCAGATAATCCTGAGGCACGATGATGAATCGATGCTGATGCATCAGACCTGCGACCGCGTAATTTAGAAGGAGATAGGTCCTCGTTCTTCAATGATTTCGGTTTTAACGATGACAATTCTTTTCTGGACATTCCATGAAGGCCTTCGGCTGATCGAGTTCTGAACTGTTTTCGCAGTTCAGCCACAGACGATTCTGCTACTGACGTATCTTCTTCGAATGAGGTTACATTAGAAGATTTACCGACCATTGTCGTTCCCATTCTACTGTGTTCTTCTCCCCTATCAAACGGTAAAAATGACTGATGTGAAGAACAGTTTTGCGCAACATGAGGTGAAAGAGAGCATGGCTTGAATATCCGCTCCCCTTCGAGAGTGTAGGAGAAACTTTCCTCAAATGAAGTATCACTATCCCTCGAGATATACTTAGCAGCCTCCAATTTTGCAGACTTCCCGGCAAATTTCGACACATCATAAGGTAATTTTTTCGTCAGCGAGGGAACTTCAATCCCAGATGCGAATTCTGCAGACATTTTGCGCTTCATggtctttgttcttttctgaGTAGAAGGTTCAGTTGTGGTTGTAATATCCGGTTCAGTCTCACATGAAATGTTAGCGTAGCTCTTCAGACGTTGTGTGACCAAATCGTACATCGTTGGGGCAGCTATACTGGATTCATCTAATACGTTAGTCCTGACACGTGCATCACGTTGCACA
This window of the Necator americanus strain Aroian chromosome III, whole genome shotgun sequence genome carries:
- a CDS encoding hypothetical protein (NECATOR_CHRIII.G11845.T1), whose amino-acid sequence is MRDAHVDTNGMQWNQLDYKPSEFYGDLSKLYSKLQNYLGISSKEYLVFVKQFAKQTITAHQLRRNVQKLLPSDVICVHDEFVKILSECCHLDVASKSTNEISNGAYTCLKKGCIPQVSTVNALLLLRSLENGWAAPDSNTGQLLGDAIRTILADRIDAATHVRKVPVVNDIGVHEHFEYFQKNRKQSRNFLQDITTADLFYSFSSREHFLGAETSNLLRMRCHADFYKKLESCVNNDVSEARNVCMLEDASFVSPPPTVLQAHEVSVDENLALIRVSGHAEIFLPVSPKNFARLTVVSQLSRKQNFKKTWARVSCEREGITATRNVQRDARVRTNVLDESSIAAPTMYDLVTQRLKSYANISCETEPDITTTTEPSTQKRTKTMKRKMSAEFASGIEVPSLTKKLPYDVSKFAGKSAKLEAAKYISRDSDTSFEESFSYTLEGERIFKPCSLSPHVAQNCSSHQSFLPFDRGEEHSRMGTTMVGKSSNVTSFEEDTSVAESSVAELRKQFRTRSAEGLHGMSRKELSSLKPKSLKNEDLSPSKLRGRRSDASASIHHRASGLSAAQAIIEAWRASSFEVLPENSSLPLTQRDPSVSKSAFSDLPTISDIRKSKNTPEPFSSPYKQHDSVEVDPGDRLVENVSQSGRQQNTILSPGSTRERTIISGDTHSTQEEIRKRTLRSYSSVQSFEVDPSVHVSTESSQKTVHRSQSPQKRNTQKSESTADIGEQDFQTNAGTRARFDENVSHSSTQRVVTFESSPVSSQDRMVLRSGSEHSQRRSSARRSRTPSQRPSTPSQRSKTPTQQPKTPTLRPRTPTQHLETAQRPKTPTQRSKTPTQHLNVTTQRPKTPAQRPKTPTHHLDGTSQRPKTPTQRPKTPTQYLDATSQRPKTPTQRSKTPTHHQDSMAQRPKIQMQRPKTPTKHLESATQRPKTPVQRSKAPVQRSKTTTYGMKIKEAKPYDASSSLEVDLSEQKPRRTRNSRAVTKHAISMSSGEDSASNLLHRDTRIKTHSKSKGEESFDVERPLTTSSRLTGRRGGTSELLRSSSPEKADDESSARRNKKTKKVRTKVSEDSKFTFALRSSSQSSLEDNFSEIKRPRGRVRKEIKARATETTPPKRVTRSKAEHSTSEGESRESANERKSSLRRKE